One genomic window of Methanobacterium formicicum DSM 3637 includes the following:
- a CDS encoding SAM-dependent methyltransferase, producing MEKRIENNVSRTAEFTCLIRAFSFHEKSPQYKSFDNIAPKLIPKFLSPVVKIDFLRNIFKKRFFPPGMYEYVIARTKFIDTVFQGAISKDFDQILIFGAGFDSRGIRFQGLNQKTVFFELDAPVTQKSKIHQLKKRGVVINPNIVFIPIDFNKESFKDKLLEYGFDRNKKSLFILEGLTMYLDSAAIDNTFNIINEFAGASSEIVFDYIYSSVLRGENIYYGESEVFKEVKKENEPWSFGIEKGELGSFLETKNLQLIRSLTSEDLEREFFKDEDGNIIGKVNGTHCIAYVRK from the coding sequence ATGGAGAAAAGAATCGAAAACAATGTTTCAAGAACTGCTGAATTTACCTGTTTAATAAGAGCTTTCTCTTTTCATGAAAAATCCCCCCAATATAAGAGCTTTGATAACATAGCTCCTAAATTGATTCCTAAATTTCTTTCACCTGTTGTTAAAATTGATTTTCTAAGAAATATTTTTAAAAAGAGATTTTTCCCTCCGGGTATGTATGAATATGTAATTGCCAGAACAAAGTTCATTGACACCGTTTTTCAAGGGGCAATTTCCAAAGATTTTGATCAAATATTGATATTTGGTGCTGGCTTTGATTCCAGGGGAATTCGTTTTCAAGGCTTAAACCAAAAAACAGTATTTTTCGAATTGGATGCTCCAGTTACACAAAAATCAAAAATTCATCAACTTAAAAAGAGGGGAGTTGTAATAAATCCAAACATAGTCTTCATTCCCATTGATTTTAATAAAGAATCTTTTAAAGACAAATTATTGGAATATGGGTTTGATAGAAATAAAAAATCTCTCTTTATTCTGGAAGGCTTAACAATGTATCTGGACAGTGCGGCCATTGATAATACATTTAATATAATAAATGAATTTGCAGGAGCAAGTAGTGAAATTGTTTTTGATTATATCTACTCCTCTGTTTTAAGGGGTGAAAATATTTACTACGGTGAATCTGAAGTTTTCAAAGAGGTTAAAAAAGAAAATGAACCCTGGTCTTTTGGAATAGAAAAAGGGGAACTGGGATCATTTTTAGAAACTAAAAATCTTCAGTTAATACGAAGTTTAACCTCCGAAGACTTGGAAAGAGAATTTTTTAAAGATGAAGATGGAAACATAATAGGAAAAGTTAATGGCACGCACTGCATTGCTTACGTAAGGAAATAA
- a CDS encoding zinc ribbon domain-containing protein, whose product MVSCPNCGTENDENSKFCQSCGQEIIKKPASENIEVNENIEKSSTLLIVLGYILSILGIFSIGILSVISLIIGIVLYRRGGKDKTHGIIIAAISVIILLLVIMAIGGLLVYRAYFYNPV is encoded by the coding sequence ATGGTATCATGCCCTAATTGTGGAACGGAAAACGATGAAAACTCTAAATTTTGTCAAAGTTGTGGCCAAGAGATTATTAAAAAACCTGCTAGTGAAAACATTGAAGTTAATGAAAACATTGAGAAATCCAGTACATTACTCATTGTTTTAGGTTATATCCTTTCAATTTTAGGAATATTTTCCATAGGCATACTTTCAGTAATCAGTCTTATAATTGGAATTGTTCTCTATCGTAGAGGTGGCAAAGATAAAACTCATGGTATCATTATTGCTGCAATTTCAGTGATTATCCTTTTACTGGTTATTATGGCTATTGGGGGCCTCTTAGTCTATCGGGCCTACTTCTACAACCCTGTATGA
- a CDS encoding GNAT family N-acetyltransferase, producing the protein MIIKCDKCFLREWKSSDVPSLVTNANNPSIAANMRDGFPYPYTPEHGEAWINMAGSDDPQHNFAITINNQAVGGIGLAPGNDIERISAELGYWLGENYWGNGITFSAIKGILEYGFNQLELERIFAKPFEHNTASRRVLERNNFIQEGILKKSVIKHNTIYNQALYAITKSVHE; encoded by the coding sequence ATGATAATTAAGTGTGATAAATGTTTTTTAAGAGAATGGAAGTCTTCGGATGTTCCTAGTTTAGTAACCAATGCCAACAACCCCAGTATTGCAGCTAACATGAGGGATGGCTTCCCCTATCCCTACACCCCAGAACATGGTGAAGCATGGATCAATATGGCTGGCAGTGATGATCCACAGCATAATTTCGCCATTACCATTAACAACCAGGCAGTGGGAGGCATAGGACTTGCTCCCGGTAATGACATAGAACGGATATCAGCCGAACTTGGGTACTGGTTAGGTGAGAATTACTGGGGAAATGGAATAACCTTTTCTGCCATAAAAGGAATCCTGGAATATGGATTCAACCAATTAGAACTCGAAAGGATATTCGCCAAACCATTTGAACATAACACTGCTTCCCGGAGAGTGTTGGAGAGGAATAATTTCATTCAGGAAGGTATTTTAAAAAAAAGTGTTATTAAACACAATACAATCTACAACCAGGCCTTGTATGCCATTACAAAATCAGTGCATGAATGA
- the aroC gene encoding chorismate synthase has translation MAGNTTGNLFKVTTFGSSHGTALGAVVDGCPAGLELSSEDIQRELDRRRPGTSKITTPRGETDQIELLSGIFQDKTDGTPITGVVYNKDADSSAYEPFRNKPRPGHGDYTWTAKYGFYDYRGGGRGSGRTTIGHVIGGAVAKKLLEQLNIRVVSHVTQVGDVKAQHVAYSNIEEYAGQNMVRCADQKAAKIMEDKILDAKEKGDSVGGVVETIAFGVPAGLGEPVFDKLDADLAKALMGIGAVKGVEIGFGFQLAESTASVTNDEYYLEEKQIKTTTNTSGGIVGGISNGMPIVTRMAVKPTPSISTIQKTVDLEKMEETEIQIKGRHDPCICPRVTPVAESAVAMVLADHLLRSGFINPRHI, from the coding sequence ATGGCCGGAAACACCACAGGGAATTTATTCAAGGTAACCACCTTCGGGTCCAGCCACGGCACTGCACTGGGGGCAGTGGTTGATGGTTGCCCAGCGGGTTTGGAACTATCATCTGAGGATATACAAAGGGAACTGGATCGCCGGAGGCCAGGGACCAGTAAAATCACCACTCCCCGGGGAGAAACAGATCAGATTGAACTTTTATCCGGGATTTTTCAGGATAAAACAGATGGCACACCCATAACTGGTGTGGTGTACAATAAAGATGCTGATTCCTCTGCATACGAGCCCTTCCGTAATAAACCAAGGCCAGGTCATGGTGATTACACATGGACTGCCAAGTACGGATTTTATGATTACCGTGGAGGTGGCCGTGGTAGTGGCCGAACTACCATTGGCCATGTGATTGGTGGAGCAGTGGCCAAAAAGCTCCTGGAACAACTGAATATCCGTGTGGTTTCCCACGTAACCCAGGTGGGTGATGTGAAGGCCCAGCACGTTGCTTACAGCAATATTGAAGAGTACGCAGGACAGAACATGGTGCGTTGCGCTGACCAGAAGGCTGCAAAAATCATGGAAGATAAGATCCTGGATGCTAAGGAAAAAGGAGATTCTGTAGGTGGTGTGGTGGAAACCATAGCTTTCGGTGTTCCTGCCGGACTGGGAGAACCGGTTTTTGATAAACTCGACGCGGATCTAGCCAAGGCACTAATGGGAATCGGAGCAGTGAAAGGTGTGGAAATAGGATTTGGCTTCCAGCTAGCAGAATCAACGGCAAGTGTCACCAACGATGAGTACTACCTGGAAGAAAAACAGATCAAAACCACTACCAACACCAGTGGTGGCATTGTGGGTGGGATATCCAACGGTATGCCAATTGTAACCAGAATGGCAGTCAAGCCCACCCCATCCATCAGTACAATTCAAAAAACAGTTGACCTGGAGAAAATGGAAGAAACTGAAATCCAGATAAAAGGCCGACACGACCCGTGTATCTGTCCCAGGGTCACTCCAGTGGCTGAATCTGCCGTAGCTATGGTTTTAGCAGATCATCTTCTCAGATCAGGTTTTATAAATCCCAGACATATATAA
- a CDS encoding zinc-ribbon domain-containing protein: MFCPECGVELKKKEYVCPYCGRDLHDLYKLEKKNLKKLVIVIIGVTCVPIIVITSYLYMGMAAIYLSLVLLAVFFIIYLICRTEDLDYSKIGKCCPNCYNMYLNINFCFKCGYDLRKIIGFSTWTGYDLEIREKYIKISRYYLNNGMRNYVCTGKYALIHIRNLHVQYNKCGRFLSKLPCLVFEYDPFYIDNKGKPKDKYVFRITILKKLAPQIEKAITNPIFGKSRSNEPYPVKNPFPQDYDPEMVKK, encoded by the coding sequence ATGTTCTGTCCGGAATGTGGTGTGGAACTAAAAAAGAAGGAATATGTGTGTCCTTACTGTGGAAGAGATCTTCATGATCTGTATAAACTGGAGAAAAAAAATTTAAAGAAATTGGTTATTGTAATTATTGGTGTAACTTGTGTGCCAATTATTGTAATCACATCGTATTTATACATGGGTATGGCTGCAATCTACCTTTCACTTGTTTTATTAGCTGTATTTTTTATTATTTACCTTATTTGCCGAACAGAAGATTTAGACTATTCAAAAATTGGAAAATGTTGCCCAAACTGTTACAATATGTATTTAAACATTAATTTCTGTTTTAAATGTGGTTATGACCTTAGAAAGATAATTGGATTTTCAACATGGACTGGGTATGATTTAGAGATACGTGAAAAATATATCAAGATAAGCCGGTATTATCTCAATAATGGAATGAGAAATTATGTCTGTACAGGTAAATATGCCCTGATACATATCAGAAACCTTCATGTTCAATACAATAAATGTGGGAGATTTTTATCCAAATTACCATGTTTAGTATTTGAATATGATCCATTTTACATCGATAATAAAGGTAAACCCAAAGATAAATACGTATTTAGAATCACCATACTAAAAAAACTGGCCCCACAAATTGAAAAAGCGATTACAAACCCCATATTCGGGAAATCCCGTAGCAATGAACCATATCCAGTGAAAAATCCCTTTCCACAGGATTATGATCCTGAAATGGTAAAAAAATAA
- a CDS encoding MBL fold metallo-hydrolase, which translates to MVADAFATITQRRMTGGFRIDGIDGKNLHLDPGPGALVRSYQFGVNPLKLHGILVSHSHTDHYSDAEVLIEAMTRGMTRNRGLVIGSQSVINGYKQWGPCISHYHLSKPRVEVLEAGAKLEIDDLKITATPTRHGDPKNIGFRMEWDEFTLSYTSDTAYFEELHQHHQNADVLIASVIRPGNEKIRGHLCADEFQLLVEETSPKLAIMTHLGMKLITDHPVDEANKISKETGVKTIAARDGMVIDLDIFRSKQETLDKY; encoded by the coding sequence GTGGTGGCGGACGCTTTCGCCACTATAACTCAGCGCAGGATGACCGGCGGATTTAGAATCGACGGTATAGATGGTAAAAACCTGCACCTGGATCCGGGTCCTGGGGCACTGGTAAGAAGTTACCAGTTCGGTGTGAACCCCCTTAAACTCCACGGAATCCTGGTATCACATTCCCACACCGATCACTATAGCGATGCTGAGGTCTTAATTGAGGCCATGACCAGGGGCATGACCAGGAACCGGGGACTGGTAATTGGTAGTCAAAGTGTTATCAATGGATACAAGCAATGGGGCCCATGCATATCCCATTATCATCTTTCTAAACCCCGGGTGGAAGTTTTAGAAGCTGGTGCGAAGTTAGAGATAGATGATCTTAAAATCACTGCCACTCCCACCAGACATGGTGACCCTAAAAACATTGGTTTTCGCATGGAATGGGATGAATTTACCCTATCCTACACATCAGACACTGCCTACTTTGAAGAACTTCATCAACACCACCAGAATGCAGATGTGCTTATTGCCAGTGTAATTCGACCAGGAAATGAGAAAATTCGGGGTCATCTGTGTGCGGATGAATTCCAGTTGTTGGTGGAGGAGACTTCACCCAAATTGGCCATTATGACCCACCTGGGAATGAAACTCATCACCGACCACCCGGTAGATGAGGCCAACAAAATCAGCAAAGAAACTGGTGTTAAAACCATTGCTGCCCGGGATGGGATGGTTATAGATCTGGATATTTTCCGATCCAAACAGGAGACCCTGGACAAATATTAA